The Streptomyces sp. NBC_00459 DNA segment GACGGCAAGGGGTCCCTCACGCTCAACGTCGGTGACCAGAAGGGCGGTTCGGAGGCCGTGCTGCGGGCCGCAGGGGAGCTCAAGAACCTGGACTACAAGATCAAGTGGTCCACCTTCACCTCCGGCCCGCCGCTTCTCGAAGCCGTCAACGCCAAGGCCGTCGACATCGGCAGCGTGGGCAACACCCCGCCGGTCTTCGCGGCCGGCGCCGGTTCCAAGATCACTGTGGTGGGCGCCCTGCGCGGCGGATCCCAGGGTGAGGCCATCCTGGTGCCCAAGGACTCCAGGCTCAAGAAGGCCTCCGACCTCAAGGGCAAGTCCGTTGCCGTGGCGCAGGGTTCGTCCGCGCACTACCAGCTGATCGCCTCCCTCAAGCAGGCCGGGCTCACCCTCGACGACATCAAGGTCAAGTACCTCCAGCCCGCCGACGCCCTGGCCGCGTACACCAGCGGCAGCGTCGACGCGTGGGCGGTGTGGGACCCGTACACCTCACAGGTGCTCAAGGGCGGCCAGGGGCGCGTCCTGGCCGACGGCGAGGGTGTGGTCAACGGGCTCAACTTCCAGGTGGCCGCGCCCGCCGCGCTCAGGGACGCCAAGAAGGCGGCCGCCGTCAAGGACTTCGTGGAGCGGCTGCGGCGCGCCCAGGACTGGGTGTACGCGCACCCCGACGCCTGGGCCAAGGTGTGGGCGAAGGACACCGGGCTGCCGTACGACGTTGCGCTCGCGTCGGTGAACCGGTCCAACGCGACCCGTATCCCGGTGGCGATCGACGACGCGCTCGTCGCCTCCGAGCAGCAGATCGCGGACACGTTCACCAGCCTCAAGCTCATCCCGAACAAGGTCGACTTCGCGAAGTACGTGGACCGGCGCTTCAACGACGACCTGCCCCCGTCCACCACCGCCCCGCGACCCAGCAAGGAGTCGTGAACGCTCGATGAGCATCCAGCGCGTGGTCGCCCTGCACGGCGGCTCTCGCGACAAGCTGGAGATCTGTCCGAACCTGTGGGCGGGCGTCGGTCTCGTCCGGGGCGGCGCGGGCACGGCGCTCGTGGGCAGCCATGCCGAGGTCGCGGAGCGGATCGAGGAGTACCACGCGCTGGGGGTGGAGCATTTCGTGCTCTCCGGCCATCCGTATCTGGAGGAGGCGTACTGGTTCGGCGAGGGTGTGATTCCCGAGCTGGCGGCGCGCGGGCTGCTGGAGCGTACGCCGAGGGCGGCCGGGGGTTCGCCGCCGCTGGTGGCGAGCGGGCGCTGAACGCTTCGGCTGCGTCGCGGGAAGATCCTCGCCCCTCTCCCGGTTAGTAGAAGCGTGAACGATACCGGGATGCGCGAGGGCGTACGAGAAGTCGATGTCGTCGTCATCGGCGCCGGCCAGGCAGGTCTGTCCAGCGCCTATCACCTGCAGCGCACCGGCTTCGCGACGGAGCGTGACTTCGTCGTGCTCGATCACGCCCCGCATCCCGGTGGCGCCTGGCAGTTCCGCTGGCCGTCGCTCACCTACGGCAAGGTGCACGGGATGCACGCGCTGCCCGGCATGGAGCTGACGAACGCCGATCCGACGCGGCCGTCCGCCGAGGTCATCGGCGAGTACTTCGACACGTACGAGCGCGCCTTCGATCTGAAGGTACGGAGGCCGGTGGAGGTACGGGCCGTGCGCGAGGGCGAC contains these protein-coding regions:
- a CDS encoding ABC transporter substrate-binding protein, with the translated sequence MRRHLVPAALLLPLALLASACGGNSAASSSIGSGSGTDGKGSLTLNVGDQKGGSEAVLRAAGELKNLDYKIKWSTFTSGPPLLEAVNAKAVDIGSVGNTPPVFAAGAGSKITVVGALRGGSQGEAILVPKDSRLKKASDLKGKSVAVAQGSSAHYQLIASLKQAGLTLDDIKVKYLQPADALAAYTSGSVDAWAVWDPYTSQVLKGGQGRVLADGEGVVNGLNFQVAAPAALRDAKKAAAVKDFVERLRRAQDWVYAHPDAWAKVWAKDTGLPYDVALASVNRSNATRIPVAIDDALVASEQQIADTFTSLKLIPNKVDFAKYVDRRFNDDLPPSTTAPRPSKES